A window of Halobaculum roseum genomic DNA:
GCAAATGTCTCGTACGGGAGGACCAGGGGTCGACGGGGAGTGACGATGGCAGAGAGATACTGACGCGAGTGAAAGACAACAAGCTGTACGTCCCGGTCGGTGATTTCGACAGCAAGTATCGGGACTATGCTGAGCGGGCGTTCAAGAAGCTCCTGCGGGTGCAAGAAGACGGGCTCTCCGACGACCAGCTGACGTGGCTGACGACGAACGAGTCCGCGATAACGGAGCGGATCGACCGCTTCCTCGAGACCGGCCATCACGAGCGCATCTGGCGGAACTGGGACCGTGGCGAACGGACGATCCGCGTCCTCCGACGGGCTCTGAGTGACGCGCCCGACGACGTTGCCCAAAAGGGTGAGTTCCACACGGCAAAAGAACTCTATCGAGCGGTTGCGGCGTACGACGCTGAAGATGACTGGGAATCCTCTGTAACGGACTGGATCTCGAGTCCGAGCAGTCTCGCGAAGACGCTGGCCGACCACGAGTCACACTCGGCCGTCACGATCGATCGCGACGGGCGCGTCAATACGTATCGAATCGGGCGAGCCGGAACCGGCGCCGAACAGATTGAGGTGCGAGAAATCGAGGATCTTTTCGAACTCCCCTGTATGGCGAATATGGAGGAACGGCTCCACGAGAAAAAGCCGGTGCGGAAGGATCTCTACAACTTTGCACGAATGGTGATGTGGCTCCCCCAGTACCAGGACAGTAGCCTCGACGAGATTGTCGCAGACCTCAAGGACGTCTTCTCGCGATGGCCGTGGTACGACGAGCAGGAGACCGAATACCAGGTCCGCTACGAGTTCTCGAACACCATCGACGGCGACACGCCGTTGCCGATGAACTGCGATAACGACGATCTGCAGCGCTACTGCATCGGCCAGGACCAGTGTCCCTACTCGATCTGGGGCAGCCTTCCGTTCCCGGATGAGATGTACGAGCAGGTGGACGAGGAATCAGCTGGGCCTACTGAGCAATTCTAAGTAATAGACTTCCCTCAGATTTTTGAGAATTGTGTTGCAGACCGAAGCCAGTCCTTTCAGAATCCCCGTCGAGCAATATTCAGCGGCTAACACAACCAGATTCGAGTGAATCGGGGTGTTTCACGATTGGAAGTGTCGAGTCGGGGGGCCTCGGGAGACTCAGAACAGGTGAAGCGGCGGCCCGGTGAAATTTTGATACGCCCGGGATCACCATCATTACCCTCTCGTCGAGCAAATTTTGGGACTCCAGTATTAGTTCCGAACTCGTCGAGGTATTTTCTACGACTTCAAATCGGCCCGACGGGTTTCTTCTTCGATTAGAGCCCGTCATAGCGTCTTGCATATCGCGGTTTTCGTCCAAAGAAAGAGGCGATATGCAGTGTGCGAAGGCCGCCGGCTCTCTCAGGCCGAGGGGCCGTCACCCAGAGATTGGAATCTGGAACTTATCAGATGTAGCGCATAGGGTGAATGGATGCGTTTCGATGGTGTCTGTCGCCCCCACGAGGGGGTGGCGGGGCACATCATGTGCCCCCGGATAGACGATGGCTTCGGAACGACGCAGCGAGACACGATCAGCGCATCAAGCGGCAAGTACCCCGGACGGCCAGGCGCCGTGGGCAGACCTCCAGGTGGTGGTCCCGACCGAGCGAGATCACACGTCGGTCGTTGCCCTCGTGGAGTGTGCTCTCGTCGAACTCACGCACGAGGCCGTGGGCGCCGTCTTCGTCTCCCGGCAGGTTGGGCGGTCGACGCGGACGCAGTACGTCGCCGCCGACGACGTCGGCGAGCAGTTCCAGAAGCGGCACTTCGACGACCGGCTGGGCTGGCACGAGACCACCGTCCCTCGACGAATCGTTCGCGACGAGCTCATCGCCCAACTCACACGGTCGCCCTCGGCGACGGCGGAACGGCCAGGTGAGGGAGCAGCCAGCAAGCCAGATACCTTCACCGTGAAGCCAGTTCGAGAGCTCCGAACACCGTAGCGGCAAGAGTTAACCAACACTTCGAATCGATATCGACACTGTGTTGGTTAACGATGGGGCCGGAGCCACACCCTCGCCCCCGCCCTCCGCCCTGATCCTCGAGTGAAGACCTGACGACCAGTCGGTCCAAACGGTCGTGTGACGGGTTTTATCGGGCCACTGTTCGTCGAGAGCGAGTATGGTCGTCGTCGAGGAGGTCACCAAACTGAGCGCGCGCCGCACTCAAACCTCGTCTGAGGCGTTTCCGGACGATGCGCTGGCGTCGATTCGGGCGGCCGTCGAAGCCGTCCCAGCAAGCGTCTTCGAGGGCTCGACGAAGCACACGGAGGTCGGGGCGTTCGATGCCGCAATCGCTGATGGGCTCTCGCAGTACGAGTACGAAGGGGACGCCGCCGGCGGCTACAACCCGAACTGTAAGCTCTGGTCGCATCAGGGGTTTAACTACAGCGTCGACCTCTACGACGCCGACGTCCGCATCGCCATCGAGGTCGAGAAGAGCGAGCGGAAGAACGTCAGCGACGACCTCCTCAAGTTCCAGAAGGGATACCGCACCCAGAAGGGCGGCCGGCCGAAGATCGAGTTCGGCTGTCTGGTGGTGCCGGTGAACTATCTCGGCCGGCATAACCTCTACCAGCACAGCCTGACCAAACTCGATTTCATGAAGGGCGTCCTGTTCATCGACGACGTCGCCGTCATCGGCTATCGCGACCCCCGACCGGACTGACGCTGTTCCTCCTGACTGTTTGTCGGCGCCGGGAGGCGTGCAGCGCGCGACAGCGTGCGCGGCGTGACTCACTATGCCTGGTCCCGATCCTCACGACGACACGAGTCGCGACTACGAACGGTTCGAGAAAGCACAGCTCGCTCAGGACCGCGACGCCGCCGGCATCGACACGGCGGACGTCGACGACGCAACGGCCGAGAACTTGGTCAACGAGCTCATCGACGCGGACGTCGTCACTCCGGTTCCCGCGGACCACGTTCTGGTTCACGAGCCGAGCGGCACCACGTTCGACTCGACGACACAGTTGGCCGCCTTCCACCGTGGTTGGGCGGCCGGCCGCGACGCCGACGCGGAGGACGAGTGATGCAGCAGACCCTCGTCGGCTGTGCGTTCTGCGACGCCCCACCCGGCACCGAGACTGGTGAGGCCCACACCTGGGGACAGGACGAGCGGGTCACCCACCCGATCTGCGTCGACTGCGCGATTCAGACGGAGCCGGATCCCGACGAGCGCGATCACGTCGCCTGTGACGGCTGTGGCCTGGTCGTCGACACGCTTGCGGCGCTCACCCGGTTCTGGGTCGAGCTCGGGCACCTCGAAGGCCCGTTGCAGCTGTGCGCCCGCTGTAGTCCGGGCGGGCTCGCGACGTACTGGACGCGCGACCTCGAGGAACATATGGTTGAGCAGTAGTTGGCTTCTCACCCGATAGCCCCGCGCACCATCACGTTGAAATACGCCGATACACCTAATACACTCACCGACAAAGAAATACATATGCCCATCGACATCGAGACCTTCGAAGCCTCCCCCGAGGACCACCTCCAGCGCTCCGGGGAGACGAACGCGGACCGCGTGATGCGCTTCCTCGCTGCGCACCCTGACCAGGCGTTCACGCAGAGCGAGATTCGCGACGCAACTGACGTCAAAGCAGGGAGCATCAGTGTCGTCCTCTCCCGCCTCGAAGACCGAGGGCTCGTCCGGCACAAGGGCAATTACTGGGCGCTCGGTGAGGTCGATGATGTCGCCGCGTACGCCAGCATGCTCGAGAGTACGCGAGCGGCCAACGACCGTTTCGGTGAAGAGGACATAGACGAATGGTTGGAGCACGCTGTCGACGACGAGGACGAGGCGACTGAATGAGCTATCAGCGTGGGGATGTCGTCTGGGGACCTGACCCGTTCAAGTCGGGAGAGAACCCTCGTCCGTGGCTGATTCTCAACAACGACACGCATCCATTCGGTGAAGAGGAGTATATGACGGTCACACTAACGACGACACCCCACGACGAGGGGATTCCCCTCGACGACACCGACTGGGTCGAGGGCGGGATGCCTCGGCAGAGTTACGCCTCGCCGTGGGCCGTCGCGTCGCCGAAGCACGCCGCGATTGTTCGACGCCAGGGCCGCCTCGAGGAGTCGTTCGTCCTGACCGTCGTCGACGCACTCGAAGCGTATCTCGAATCACCGACCGAGGACTGACCGATCACACGACCGTGTACGACGTTCAAGAACGAACTGGCAATCCCGCGCATCCATCTGTCGACAGGGTTT
This region includes:
- a CDS encoding primase-associated protein: MSSSTPTDDEDTAYRVAALPLEYGETRINQLFTRGYNRYVVDGEDQPEDLVNDLERFGTAAFKEQVRADAAEEPFVDEPGTLAVLATLSAICVKEHPKFEHASPRNIQVLYDIRELYVNNLASLIRAHGDGSLQQDIADVLYSKEPGEDGPHPGRVCTGITEMPEFGNGLFLEIPMAAASRKCLVREDQGSTGSDDGREILTRVKDNKLYVPVGDFDSKYRDYAERAFKKLLRVQEDGLSDDQLTWLTTNESAITERIDRFLETGHHERIWRNWDRGERTIRVLRRALSDAPDDVAQKGEFHTAKELYRAVAAYDAEDDWESSVTDWISSPSSLAKTLADHESHSAVTIDRDGRVNTYRIGRAGTGAEQIEVREIEDLFELPCMANMEERLHEKKPVRKDLYNFARMVMWLPQYQDSSLDEIVADLKDVFSRWPWYDEQETEYQVRYEFSNTIDGDTPLPMNCDNDDLQRYCIGQDQCPYSIWGSLPFPDEMYEQVDEESAGPTEQF
- a CDS encoding DUF7558 family protein — its product is MQQTLVGCAFCDAPPGTETGEAHTWGQDERVTHPICVDCAIQTEPDPDERDHVACDGCGLVVDTLAALTRFWVELGHLEGPLQLCARCSPGGLATYWTRDLEEHMVEQ
- a CDS encoding MarR family transcriptional regulator, which translates into the protein MPIDIETFEASPEDHLQRSGETNADRVMRFLAAHPDQAFTQSEIRDATDVKAGSISVVLSRLEDRGLVRHKGNYWALGEVDDVAAYASMLESTRAANDRFGEEDIDEWLEHAVDDEDEATE
- a CDS encoding type II toxin-antitoxin system PemK/MazF family toxin encodes the protein MSYQRGDVVWGPDPFKSGENPRPWLILNNDTHPFGEEEYMTVTLTTTPHDEGIPLDDTDWVEGGMPRQSYASPWAVASPKHAAIVRRQGRLEESFVLTVVDALEAYLESPTED